A genomic window from Ananas comosus cultivar F153 linkage group 22, ASM154086v1, whole genome shotgun sequence includes:
- the LOC109727272 gene encoding pentatricopeptide repeat-containing protein At3g50420-like, giving the protein MAPLPRRRHLLPYTFELPFSLAASSLDSLRKARQLHALLLVSSPLSSTFVYNNLLSLYAKCGALADARKVFDAMPVRRSAVSYNAVIAAHSRDPRSAPLALRLFRDMARAGLSPTTSTLASVVRASASLKDPFFGSIIHTRVIISGLWDNVCVQTALLGMYAEFGSVGSARRVFDEMGVRDVIAWNCIIHCYVKNGHAKQGLELLCGMMRTGLAPTQSTFSIALHGCAKAEDWNGGRMVHAQMIKSDMEPDLPMHNALLDMYASCADITAALCVFEGIEEPDLVSWNSLIAGYSDVGDGEKAMHAFIQLRAASLYGGPDPDEYTFSAVVSAVANVRAIYYGRPLHAQVVKAGFEYSIYVGNTLINMYFMNEEPNLARMLFNSMHEKDVIIWTEMIVGHSTLGEGELALTYFYDMLKEGHKVDSFSLSSALNSSADLAVLRQGEMLHSQVIKAGYGANMSVSGSLVDMYAKNGYLESAFAVFTSLHHPDLKCWNSIIGGYGNHGNAAEAFKLFSKMVGLGLHPDRVTYVSLLSACCHSGSVERGRFYWFCMMTDGVVPGIKHYTCMANLLSRAGLLQEAEELIIRSPFANKSPELWKILLSSCVLLRDVSKGVEAAERVCGIMSLKCGTG; this is encoded by the exons ATGGcgcctctcccccgccgccgccacctcctcccCTACACATTCGAGCTCCCCTTCTCCCTCGCCGCCTCCTCCCTCGACTCCCTCCGCAAAGCTCGCCAACTCCACGCCCTCCTCCTCGTCTCCTCCCCGCTCTCCTCCACCTTCGTCTACAACAACCTCCTCTCGCTCTACGCCAAGTGCGGCGCCCTCGCCGACGCTCGCAAGGTGTTCGACGCAATGCCCGTGAGGAGGAGCGCCGTGTCCTACAACGCCGTGATCGCCGCGCACTCCCGCGACCCCCGCAGCGCCCCCCTCGCGCTCCGTCTCTTCCGGGACATGGCCCGTGCCGGGCTCAGCCCCACCACGTCGACCCTCGCTAGCGTTGTTCGGGCGTCGGCGTCGCTCAAAGACCCATTCTTCGGTTCGATCATCCATACCCGAGTGATAATCTCTGGTCTTTGGGACAATGTGTGTGTCCAAACGGCGTTGCTGGGGATGTACGCGGAGTTTGGGAGTGTTGGATCTGCTCGCCGAGTGTTCGACGAAATGGGTGTGAGAGATGTCATTGCTTGGAACTGCATAATTCACTGCTATGTTAAGAATGGCCATGCTAAGCAAGGATTGGAGCTCCTTTGCGGAATGATGAGGACGGGACTGGCGCCGACGCAATCCACGTTTTCAATCGCTTTGCACGGTTGTGCGAAGGCGGAGGATTGGAACGGAGGAAGAATGGTACATGCCCAGATGATTAAATCTGATATGGAACCTGATTTGCCAATGCACAATGCGTTGCTCGACATGTACGCTAGCTGCGCAGATATTACAGCAGCTCTGTGTGTTTTTGAAGGGATCGAAGAACCGGACTTGGTCTCTTGGAATTCGCTGATAGCTGGCTATTCTGATGTCGGCGATGGAGAGAAGGCGATGCATGCGTTTATCCAATTGCGAGCCGCGTCGTTATACGGAGGGCCCGACCCAGATGAGTATACATTCTCTGCTGTTGTTTCTGCCGTCGCCAATGTCCGGGCTATCTACTACGGAAGACCTCTTCATGCCCAAGTAGTCAAAGCAGGTTTCGAGTATAGTATATACGTAGGGAATACATTAATCAATATGTACTTTATGAATGAAGAACCGAATTTAGCCCGGATGTTGTTTAATTCTATGCATGAGAAAGATGTCATAATCTGGACTGAAATGATTGTGGGGCATTCGACATTGGGCGAGGGTGAGTTGGCTCTGACTTACTTTTACGACATGCTTAAGGAAGGGCATAAAGTTGATAGTTTCTCCCTCAGCAGTGCTCTAAACTCGTCGGCAGATCTCGCAGTTCTAAGACAAGGGGAAATGCTTCATTCTCAGGTGATAAaagctggatatggagcgaacATGTCCGTCAGTGGAAGTCTAGTTGATATGTATGCCAAAAACGGTTACCTCGAAAGTGCTTTCGCAGTGTTTACTTCGCTACATCACCCTGATCTGAAATGCTGGAATTCAATAATTGGTGGCTACGGTAACCATGGCAACGCTGCAGAGGCCTTCAAGCTGTTTAGTAAGATGGTAGGGCTCGGGCTGCATCCCGATCGTGTAACTTATGTCTCTCTTCTATCTGCATGTTGTCATTCGGGCTCGGTAGAGAGAGGAAGGTTTTATTGGTTCTGCATGATGACTGATGGCGTAGTTCCGGGGATCAAGCACTACACTTGCATGGCGAACTTGTTGAGTAGAGCAGGTTTATTGCAGGAAGCAGAAGAGTTGATTATCAGGTCGCCTTTTGCAAATAAGTCCCCTGAATTGTGGAAAATTTTGCTGAGCTCTTGTGTTCTGTTAAGAGATGTGTCGAAAGGGGTCGAAGCAGCAGAACGG GTATGTGGGATAATGTCGCTGAAATGCGGAACAGGATAA